Proteins co-encoded in one Kutzneria chonburiensis genomic window:
- a CDS encoding EAL domain-containing protein, with amino-acid sequence MTSTYLLMVNNGQRIEFSQNELRGLDYLRPLEALLTDLTADKTVDRLAAAGQATSAQVRAARARVDADFAALTAIDAQVGADLRTTGAHLNQSVLPGTLATTWRTWESGEHDAGTDDAFQSQLVTNVRTLISYVGVTSNLVLDPELSPYHIADALVVRAPAIIDHTRSVGDTVDGLLASGRIMLPDRTGVAATVSTLTADADGLQEDLFTTFQDGGGSAAARAVQNALGPLLTSTYLNVANLCQSITQDFVQASQIRLDRPTLSHAVEQAVGGVSALTTALTQREAAILQSRIDMDSMSRQLALAAVLAVLAVTVLLVVWQSRRITTDVGTVSRVAASLAGGDLTGRARVRSRDEIGVMATAFNGMAEQLEEMLESQARAQRSLRSERDFVDAVLDIAGSLVLVMDADGRIVRFNRACEITTGYAAEKVVGRLCWELFLLPEDRPCIEEAFTDLRADKFPQNFECPWLTYTGDQRRIAWSNTALVDESGAVTHVIATGIDVTAQRAAEAGLREAKERFQKAFDYASIGMCLVAVDGQFTQVNRALCQMLGRTEQELLALRISDVTHPDDVSATVATVAEAAGGYTAPHHLEKRYLRPDGRTVWAQVTVCTIHSEDGESPYFVTQVEDVTERREAEARLVRQALHDPLTGLPNRTLLMDRLRQVLARADRHPELTAVLFIDLDGFKDVNDSLGHDVGDEVLTEVGRRLQHNIRPLDTVARLGGDEFVVLCQDLASEQNVVEISERLAGVLAEPVVVGTFEVVVTASVGIALANGHHPQPEDLLREADAAMYGAKTRGKNRCEIFDAGLQERAVDRIAIASALRQGLRDDRFVLHFQPVVDMGTGDTVAVESLVRLDDPDRGLLAPDTFIQVAEDSGLIVPIGTSVLEQACRQLVTWRANGAAPKGMRTAVNLSARQATRPDLAATIERALAETGLEPSGLTLELTETVLMEADAATLRQLERIRELGVGLGIDDFGTGYSSLTYLKRLPVSFVKIDRSFVAGLVTDPSDREIVTAVIRLGQALGLTTIAEGVEEPEQFQMLRALGCDQAQGYLLGRPKAGPPGEITVLRALRAAVS; translated from the coding sequence GTGACCTCGACCTATCTGCTCATGGTGAACAACGGCCAGCGCATCGAGTTCAGCCAGAACGAGCTGCGCGGCCTCGACTATCTGCGGCCGTTGGAAGCGCTGCTGACCGACCTCACCGCCGACAAGACGGTGGACCGCCTCGCCGCCGCCGGCCAGGCCACCAGCGCCCAGGTGCGGGCGGCCCGGGCCCGCGTCGACGCCGACTTCGCCGCGCTGACCGCGATCGACGCCCAGGTCGGTGCCGACCTCAGGACGACCGGCGCGCACCTCAACCAGAGCGTGCTGCCGGGGACGCTGGCCACCACGTGGCGCACCTGGGAATCGGGCGAACACGACGCCGGCACCGACGACGCCTTCCAGTCCCAGCTGGTGACCAACGTGCGCACGTTGATCTCGTACGTCGGCGTCACGTCCAATCTGGTGCTCGACCCGGAACTGAGCCCGTATCACATCGCCGACGCGCTGGTCGTGCGCGCGCCGGCGATCATCGACCACACCCGCTCGGTCGGCGACACCGTGGACGGTCTGCTGGCGTCCGGGCGGATCATGCTGCCGGATCGCACCGGCGTCGCCGCGACCGTGTCCACGCTGACCGCCGACGCCGACGGTTTGCAGGAAGACCTGTTCACCACGTTCCAGGACGGCGGCGGCAGCGCCGCCGCGCGGGCCGTGCAGAACGCGTTGGGCCCGCTGCTCACGTCCACGTACCTGAACGTGGCCAACCTGTGCCAGTCGATCACGCAGGACTTCGTGCAGGCGTCCCAGATCCGGCTCGACCGCCCCACCCTCAGCCACGCCGTCGAGCAGGCCGTCGGCGGGGTTTCCGCGCTCACGACCGCGTTGACGCAACGCGAAGCCGCGATCCTGCAGAGCCGTATCGACATGGACTCGATGAGCCGGCAGCTGGCGCTGGCCGCTGTGCTCGCGGTTCTCGCGGTGACCGTGCTGCTGGTGGTCTGGCAGTCCCGCCGCATCACCACCGACGTCGGCACCGTGTCCCGCGTCGCCGCCTCGCTGGCCGGCGGCGACCTGACCGGCCGGGCGCGGGTGCGCAGCCGGGACGAGATCGGCGTGATGGCCACCGCCTTCAACGGCATGGCCGAGCAGCTCGAGGAGATGCTGGAAAGCCAGGCACGGGCCCAGCGGTCGCTGCGTTCCGAACGCGACTTCGTCGATGCGGTGCTGGACATCGCCGGCAGCCTCGTGCTGGTCATGGATGCCGACGGCCGCATCGTCCGGTTCAACCGGGCCTGCGAGATCACCACCGGCTACGCCGCCGAGAAGGTGGTCGGCCGGCTGTGCTGGGAGCTGTTCCTGCTGCCCGAGGACCGGCCCTGCATCGAGGAGGCGTTCACCGACCTGCGTGCGGACAAGTTCCCGCAGAACTTCGAGTGCCCGTGGCTGACCTACACCGGCGACCAGCGGCGCATCGCCTGGTCCAACACGGCGCTGGTGGACGAGTCCGGGGCCGTCACGCACGTGATCGCGACCGGCATCGACGTCACCGCCCAGCGGGCCGCCGAGGCCGGGCTGCGCGAGGCCAAGGAACGGTTCCAGAAGGCGTTCGACTACGCCTCCATCGGCATGTGCCTTGTCGCCGTGGACGGGCAGTTCACGCAGGTCAACCGGGCGCTGTGTCAGATGCTCGGGCGGACCGAGCAGGAGCTGCTGGCGCTGCGGATCTCCGACGTCACCCATCCCGACGACGTCTCGGCCACCGTGGCCACGGTGGCCGAGGCCGCCGGCGGCTACACCGCGCCGCACCACCTGGAGAAGCGCTACCTGCGCCCCGACGGCCGGACCGTGTGGGCCCAGGTCACGGTGTGCACCATCCACTCCGAGGACGGCGAGTCGCCGTACTTCGTCACGCAGGTCGAGGACGTCACCGAGCGGCGCGAGGCCGAGGCCCGGCTGGTCCGCCAGGCCCTGCACGACCCGCTCACCGGCCTGCCCAACCGCACGCTGCTGATGGACCGGCTGCGCCAGGTGCTGGCCCGCGCCGACCGGCACCCCGAGCTGACCGCCGTGCTGTTCATCGACCTTGACGGCTTCAAGGACGTCAACGACAGCCTCGGGCACGACGTCGGCGACGAGGTGCTGACCGAGGTCGGCCGGCGGTTGCAGCACAACATCCGCCCGCTGGACACCGTGGCCCGGCTGGGCGGCGACGAGTTCGTGGTGCTGTGCCAGGACCTGGCCAGCGAGCAGAACGTCGTGGAGATCTCCGAGCGGCTGGCCGGTGTGCTGGCCGAGCCGGTCGTGGTCGGCACCTTCGAGGTCGTGGTCACGGCCAGCGTCGGTATCGCGCTGGCCAACGGGCACCATCCGCAGCCCGAGGACCTGCTGCGCGAGGCCGACGCGGCCATGTACGGGGCCAAGACCCGGGGCAAGAACCGGTGCGAGATCTTCGACGCGGGCCTGCAGGAACGGGCCGTGGACCGGATCGCCATCGCCTCGGCGTTGCGGCAGGGCCTGCGTGACGACAGGTTCGTGCTGCACTTCCAGCCCGTGGTCGACATGGGCACCGGCGACACCGTGGCCGTGGAGTCGTTGGTGCGCCTGGACGATCCCGACCGCGGGCTGCTCGCGCCGGACACGTTCATCCAGGTCGCCGAGGACAGCGGGCTGATCGTGCCGATCGGCACGTCCGTGCTGGAGCAGGCCTGCCGGCAGCTGGTGACGTGGCGGGCCAACGGGGCCGCGCCGAAGGGGATGCGGACCGCGGTCAACCTGTCGGCCCGGCAGGCCACCCGGCCCGATCTGGCCGCGACCATCGAGCGGGCGCTGGCCGAGACCGGCCTGGAGCCGTCCGGGCTGACCCTTGAGCTCACCGAGACCGTGTTGATGGAGGCCGACGCGGCGACCCTGCGGCAGCTCGAGCGGATCCGGGAACTCGGGGTGGGGCTCGGCATCGACGACTTCGGCACCGGGTACTCGTCGCTGACCTACCTGAAGCGGCTGCCGGTCAGCTTCGTCAAGATCGACCGGTCCTTCGTGGCCGGCCTGGTGACCGACCCGTCCGACCGGGAGATCGTGACCGCGGTGATCCGGCTCGGGCAGGCGTTGGGGCTGACCACGATCGCCGAGGGTGTCGAGGAGCCCGAGCAGTTCCAGATGCTGCGGGCGTTGGGCTGCGACCAGGCCCAGGGCTATCTGCTCGGACGGCCCAAGGCCGGGCCGCCCGGGGAGATCACCGTGTTGCGGGCCCTGCGGGCCGCGGTCTCGTGA
- a CDS encoding ABC transporter substrate-binding protein, whose amino-acid sequence MTVSRRNFLRAGALVGLGGLAACSSDQDSRAVSAAALGPSKHGGVLRVGITGGSGADGLDPHHPPTYTDQARVSNLYEPLFVHDAAYNLQPVLGESMEPSDHGRVWTLRLRDGVEFHNGKRCDVDDVMFTFRRIVDVKGNGAAALGIIDFAGLRKLDARTLRIPLTQPYVQFQDELAQYYNGIVPVGFDVAKPVGTGPFRFGSFTPGDRSSFPRFTGYWRGDQPYVDELVIIDYPGAEPQLEALLGGDVDAIDNLPAERIATVKAAGHSVLVSETGNWTPFTMRVDSGPFADVRVRQALRLVADREQLVSQALGGQGRIGNDLYAPYDVAYAKQLPQRQQDLDQARSLLRSAGQSSLQVDLHTSTAVDASSVSAALLFAQQAQAAGINVRVRPVDSGEFYGKQYLSWPFAQDYWYTRNYLPQVAQGSLPNAPYNECHWNDPAFISVISSARAELDAGRRTRLLQDAQQIEYDRGGYLVWGFKNQVDAVSSKVTGFVPDRGLPLSSFQFRTVSFV is encoded by the coding sequence GTGACCGTTTCCCGTCGGAACTTCCTGCGCGCCGGTGCCTTGGTTGGCCTCGGCGGGCTGGCCGCTTGCTCGTCCGACCAGGACAGCCGGGCGGTCAGCGCGGCCGCCCTCGGGCCGTCCAAGCACGGCGGTGTGTTGCGGGTGGGGATCACCGGCGGGAGCGGCGCCGACGGGCTCGACCCGCACCATCCACCGACCTACACCGACCAGGCGCGGGTGTCCAACTTGTACGAGCCGCTGTTCGTGCACGACGCCGCGTACAACCTGCAACCCGTGCTGGGCGAGTCGATGGAGCCGTCCGACCACGGTCGCGTGTGGACGCTGCGGCTGCGGGACGGCGTGGAGTTCCACAACGGCAAGCGATGCGACGTCGACGACGTGATGTTCACCTTCCGGCGCATCGTCGACGTGAAGGGCAACGGGGCCGCCGCGCTGGGCATCATCGACTTCGCCGGCCTGCGCAAGCTGGACGCCCGGACCTTGCGGATTCCGCTGACGCAGCCGTATGTGCAGTTCCAGGACGAGTTGGCGCAGTACTACAACGGGATCGTGCCGGTCGGTTTCGACGTGGCCAAGCCGGTCGGCACCGGGCCGTTCCGCTTCGGCTCGTTCACGCCGGGGGACCGGAGTTCCTTCCCGCGCTTCACCGGCTATTGGCGCGGCGACCAGCCGTACGTCGACGAGCTGGTGATCATCGATTATCCCGGCGCCGAGCCGCAGTTGGAGGCGTTGCTGGGCGGTGACGTCGATGCGATCGACAATCTGCCGGCCGAGCGCATCGCCACCGTGAAAGCCGCCGGGCACAGCGTGTTGGTGTCCGAGACCGGCAATTGGACGCCGTTCACCATGCGGGTCGACAGCGGTCCGTTCGCCGATGTCCGTGTGCGCCAAGCCCTTCGGCTCGTCGCCGACCGGGAGCAGCTCGTCAGCCAGGCCCTCGGCGGTCAGGGCCGCATCGGCAACGACCTGTACGCGCCCTATGACGTCGCCTACGCCAAGCAGTTGCCGCAGCGGCAGCAGGATCTCGACCAGGCCCGGTCCCTGCTGCGCAGCGCCGGGCAGTCTTCGCTTCAGGTCGACCTGCACACCTCCACCGCCGTCGACGCTTCCTCGGTGAGCGCGGCCCTGCTGTTCGCCCAGCAGGCCCAGGCCGCCGGGATCAACGTCCGGGTTCGCCCGGTCGACAGTGGTGAGTTCTACGGCAAGCAGTACCTGTCGTGGCCGTTCGCTCAGGACTATTGGTACACGCGCAACTATCTGCCCCAGGTCGCCCAGGGTTCGCTGCCCAACGCCCCGTACAACGAGTGCCACTGGAACGACCCGGCTTTCATCTCCGTGATTTCCAGCGCCCGCGCCGAGCTCGACGCCGGTCGCCGCACCCGGCTGCTCCAGGACGCGCAGCAGATCGAGTACGACCGCGGCGGATATCTGGTGTGGGGCTTCAAGAACCAGGTGGACGCCGTCAGCAGCAAGGTCACCGGCTTCGTGCCGGACCGCGGCCTGCCGTTGTCGTCGTTCCAGTTCCGCACCGTGTCGTTCGTGTGA
- a CDS encoding four-carbon acid sugar kinase family protein, with the protein MRPVRVESIRFVVLADDLTSAAEAAGHLADTGRPASVIVDPAADAGRGASELLAPAADGGGEASALMAETGCGVLLAAAAGGGAWPCVDLDTRHRPEAEAAARHARAIELLPAVGIYKTMDSSLRGNWAAELAAVMRASRRSLAVVAPACPAYDRRTVGGHQLANGVPVHLGPAGRDPVRPVLTSSVVRPISRQGLTVAPVRPENLALAGTSGVLVVDAATTADLERIAAAVKGHLAEIVLCGSPGLWEALHPLGQAPGGGPTDRGLLAERGPVAGGGLPAARKALVLIGSLHPTTREQLAKLKSSGVPVLTTDDAHEAVALFETATTVAVATPETSVVGPHLSALGEIGARCAAAVPGLGFVLSGGDTARELTVALRVNEIRAAGTIAPGIMIGTAIGPNLPVITKAGGFGDPDMLITAVEALTRSSRRP; encoded by the coding sequence GTGAGACCGGTCAGGGTGGAGAGCATCCGGTTCGTCGTGTTGGCCGACGACCTGACCAGCGCCGCCGAGGCCGCCGGCCACCTGGCCGACACCGGCCGTCCGGCGTCGGTGATAGTGGACCCGGCGGCCGATGCCGGTCGCGGGGCATCCGAGCTGCTGGCCCCGGCCGCTGACGGCGGCGGCGAGGCGTCGGCGCTGATGGCCGAGACCGGCTGTGGGGTGTTGTTGGCGGCAGCAGCTGGCGGCGGGGCCTGGCCGTGTGTCGACCTGGACACGCGACACCGGCCCGAGGCGGAGGCCGCAGCCCGGCACGCGCGGGCGATCGAGCTGCTGCCGGCGGTGGGCATTTACAAGACCATGGACAGCTCGTTGCGTGGCAACTGGGCGGCCGAGCTCGCGGCCGTGATGAGGGCGTCCCGCCGCTCGCTGGCCGTGGTGGCACCGGCCTGCCCGGCCTACGACCGCCGGACCGTCGGCGGCCATCAGCTGGCCAACGGCGTGCCCGTCCACCTGGGACCGGCCGGCCGTGACCCGGTCCGGCCGGTGCTCACTTCTTCGGTTGTAAGACCCATAAGCCGCCAAGGTCTTACAGTCGCCCCGGTAAGGCCCGAGAACCTCGCGTTGGCCGGCACATCGGGGGTGCTGGTGGTGGACGCGGCCACGACGGCGGACCTGGAGCGGATCGCGGCGGCGGTCAAGGGTCACCTGGCCGAGATCGTGCTGTGTGGCAGCCCCGGCCTGTGGGAGGCGCTGCACCCACTCGGCCAGGCCCCCGGGGGCGGGCCGACAGACCGGGGCCTGCTGGCCGAGCGGGGCCCGGTGGCCGGTGGGGGCCTGCCGGCTGCCCGAAAAGCGCTGGTCCTGATCGGCAGTCTGCATCCGACGACCCGAGAGCAGCTGGCCAAGCTGAAATCCAGCGGCGTGCCGGTGCTGACCACGGACGATGCCCACGAAGCGGTCGCACTGTTCGAGACCGCGACAACGGTCGCAGTGGCCACGCCCGAGACGTCGGTGGTCGGGCCGCATCTCAGTGCTCTTGGCGAGATCGGGGCCCGGTGCGCGGCGGCCGTACCGGGCCTTGGCTTCGTGCTCAGCGGCGGGGACACGGCCCGGGAACTGACGGTTGCCCTGCGCGTCAACGAGATCCGTGCCGCCGGCACCATCGCTCCGGGCATCATGATCGGCACGGCTATCGGTCCGAACCTACCCGTGATCACGAAGGCCGGTGGCTTCGGCGACCCGGACATGCTGATCACTGCCGTCGAAGCACTCACTCGGAGCTCGCGACGGCCCTGA
- a CDS encoding cupin domain-containing protein — translation MMNRRQLARAGGAAAALGLTAACASTAASSPTVASGPTTSIGPGPTDGVVRVQLQRLASPNPGWDIVQTRFEIPVGKESGRHRHPGPEVGYIVQGDVVIEFDDRPSITVHSGQPFLIPTGVVHNARNIGQVQTMMLSTYVIDAGKPLVTVCQGSKGDPAADRRPDGAARREAAAPGRSEPDGGGHGPMVSARSPGDQRGIHLSRRRRHLGLRLG, via the coding sequence ATGATGAATCGTCGCCAGTTGGCCCGGGCGGGCGGCGCCGCTGCCGCGCTCGGGCTCACGGCCGCCTGTGCTTCGACGGCGGCTTCCAGCCCGACGGTCGCCTCCGGTCCGACGACGTCGATCGGACCCGGGCCGACCGACGGGGTGGTGCGGGTGCAGCTCCAGCGGCTGGCCTCGCCCAATCCCGGCTGGGACATCGTGCAGACGCGGTTCGAGATCCCGGTGGGCAAGGAATCGGGCCGCCACCGGCATCCCGGCCCGGAGGTGGGCTACATCGTCCAGGGCGACGTGGTGATCGAGTTCGACGACCGGCCCTCGATCACGGTGCATTCCGGCCAGCCGTTCCTGATCCCGACGGGCGTGGTGCACAACGCCCGCAACATCGGCCAGGTGCAGACCATGATGCTGTCGACGTACGTGATCGACGCCGGCAAACCGCTGGTCACGGTATGTCAGGGGAGCAAAGGCGACCCTGCGGCTGATCGGCGGCCCGATGGGGCAGCCCGGCGCGAAGCGGCGGCGCCGGGGCGAAGCGAACCGGATGGTGGTGGGCATGGACCAATGGTTTCTGCCCGATCCCCAGGGGATCAACGGGGCATACATCTATCCCGGCGGCGACGTCACCTGGGACTTCGGCTGGGGTGA
- a CDS encoding response regulator produces the protein MSLRVLIADDQALIRAGLSALLRAAGLDVAGEAENGVQAVELAAALRPDVIVMDIRMPVLDGLDATERILAAAPGTRILVLTTFDLDEYVYRALAAGAAGFLLKETPPAAIVAAVHAVAAGDVLISPAVTQRLVETYALYHRRATADLAGLTARETEVLRLVAHGLSNAQIAARLVLSESTVKTHVKNLMGKLGLSSRAQAVVAGYESGLVVPGLLDRSD, from the coding sequence GTGAGCCTCCGTGTGCTGATCGCCGACGATCAGGCTCTCATCCGCGCCGGCCTGTCGGCCCTGCTGCGCGCCGCCGGCCTCGACGTGGCCGGCGAGGCCGAGAACGGCGTCCAGGCGGTGGAACTGGCCGCCGCGCTGCGTCCCGACGTGATCGTCATGGACATCCGCATGCCCGTGCTCGACGGTCTGGACGCCACCGAGCGGATCCTGGCCGCCGCGCCGGGCACCCGCATCCTCGTGCTCACCACCTTCGACCTCGACGAGTACGTCTACCGCGCGCTCGCCGCCGGCGCGGCCGGCTTCCTGCTCAAGGAAACCCCGCCGGCCGCCATCGTCGCCGCCGTGCACGCCGTGGCCGCCGGGGACGTGTTGATCAGCCCGGCCGTCACCCAGCGGCTGGTCGAGACCTACGCCCTGTACCACCGGCGCGCCACCGCCGACCTCGCCGGTCTCACCGCCCGCGAGACCGAGGTCCTGCGCCTGGTCGCCCACGGCCTGAGCAATGCCCAGATCGCCGCGCGGCTGGTGTTGAGCGAGTCGACGGTCAAGACGCACGTCAAGAACCTGATGGGCAAGCTCGGCCTGTCCAGCCGCGCCCAGGCCGTCGTCGCCGGCTACGAGAGCGGCCTGGTGGTACCCGGTCTGCTCGACCGGTCCGACTAG
- a CDS encoding sensor histidine kinase yields the protein MRGILRSVPVDVVLAVALTVLAVASLVDQHVPWPAYVLTGLGFAPVALRQLLPLTITVVMGAALVVGLLLGYPDSPTGGIGLLIGLFSVALLRPWPIAVVALVVALAALVTNFVVLVGDVHKWPVFGSSMLQVLTAFGLGLSTSRWSRRMERLAEQASRAVADERIRIAHELHDVVAHHMSVISLQAGVAEYVVDSDRNAAREALVIVGDTSRSALAEMRRLLAVLRVDEPDSTQPQPGLSELDGLLDRLRATGLPVTLAVTGPPRALSPGADLCAYRVAQESLTNVLKHAGPAAARLDLDYGERTLTLKITDDGRGAKVRPAGAARGIVGMRERAELYGGVLTAGPRSGGGFAVVLRLPYVEDV from the coding sequence GTGCGAGGGATACTCCGATCCGTTCCGGTCGATGTGGTGCTGGCCGTCGCGTTGACCGTGCTGGCCGTCGCGTCGCTGGTCGACCAGCACGTGCCGTGGCCGGCGTATGTGCTGACCGGCCTGGGATTCGCGCCGGTCGCACTGCGCCAGCTGCTGCCGTTGACGATCACGGTCGTGATGGGCGCGGCCCTGGTCGTCGGCCTGCTGCTCGGCTACCCCGACTCCCCCACCGGCGGGATCGGTCTGCTGATCGGATTGTTCTCGGTGGCCCTGCTGCGCCCGTGGCCGATCGCCGTGGTTGCCCTCGTCGTCGCGCTCGCGGCGTTGGTGACGAACTTCGTCGTGCTGGTCGGCGACGTGCACAAGTGGCCGGTGTTCGGCAGCTCCATGCTCCAGGTGCTGACCGCGTTCGGGCTCGGCCTGAGCACCAGCCGCTGGTCGCGGCGGATGGAGCGGCTGGCCGAACAGGCGTCGCGGGCGGTGGCCGACGAACGGATCCGCATCGCCCACGAGCTGCACGACGTGGTGGCGCACCACATGTCGGTGATCTCGCTGCAAGCCGGGGTCGCGGAGTACGTTGTGGACAGTGACCGGAACGCGGCCAGGGAGGCGCTGGTGATCGTCGGCGACACCAGCCGCTCGGCGCTGGCCGAGATGCGCCGGCTGCTGGCCGTGCTGCGGGTGGACGAGCCCGACAGCACGCAGCCCCAGCCCGGTCTGTCCGAACTGGACGGTCTGCTGGATCGCTTGCGCGCCACCGGTCTGCCGGTGACGCTGGCCGTCACGGGCCCACCGCGGGCGTTGTCGCCCGGAGCTGACCTGTGCGCGTACCGGGTGGCGCAGGAGTCGTTGACCAACGTGCTCAAGCACGCCGGGCCCGCTGCGGCCCGTCTCGACCTGGACTACGGGGAGCGCACCCTGACGTTGAAGATCACCGACGACGGCCGCGGGGCGAAGGTGCGGCCAGCCGGTGCGGCGCGGGGCATCGTCGGCATGCGCGAGCGGGCCGAGCTCTATGGCGGCGTGCTCACCGCCGGACCCCGGTCGGGCGGCGGATTCGCCGTGGTGCTGCGACTTCCGTACGTGGAGGACGTGTGA
- a CDS encoding serine hydrolase domain-containing protein, with amino-acid sequence MYRTVIALVALTGVMAGAAPANGVDRSVLQRDADQLLDYGAPGVLAEVDTPSGKVKVRSGYGDTAAKTPVPWNTHFRAGSATKTFTATVLLQLVGEGRLALDDTVDHWLPGVVTGNGNDGTKITVRNLLQHTSGLPEYTQDLTFLNNAKDFEANRFRTLTAPEMVAMAMKHPSNFEPGTDWRYSNTNYLLAGMIIKKVTGHDWQQEVQRRIIAPLGLHNTTTPYTNPYLPEPHAVGYQRFAKDEADIDATVLNPTWAGAAGAIVSDTSDLNTFLRALVTGKLLKPAQLKEMQTTVRASELDPVWPGARYGLGLAWVPTSCGGYWSHGGDIHGFKTRDAVSADGTRSAVITINSDSPVAKPGVPPLTQDMTANLVRHAICGTS; translated from the coding sequence ATGTACAGGACAGTGATCGCGCTGGTCGCCCTGACCGGGGTCATGGCGGGCGCCGCGCCGGCCAACGGCGTGGACCGGTCGGTGCTGCAACGGGACGCGGACCAGCTGCTGGACTACGGCGCGCCGGGCGTGCTCGCCGAGGTGGACACGCCGTCCGGCAAGGTGAAGGTGCGCAGCGGCTACGGCGACACCGCGGCCAAGACGCCGGTGCCGTGGAACACGCATTTCCGGGCCGGCAGCGCCACCAAGACGTTCACCGCGACCGTGTTGTTGCAGCTGGTCGGCGAGGGCAGGCTGGCGCTGGACGACACCGTCGACCACTGGCTGCCCGGTGTCGTCACGGGCAACGGCAACGACGGCACGAAGATCACCGTGCGGAACCTGTTGCAGCACACCAGCGGGCTGCCGGAGTACACGCAGGATCTGACCTTTCTCAACAACGCCAAGGACTTCGAGGCCAACCGGTTCCGCACGCTGACCGCGCCGGAGATGGTGGCCATGGCCATGAAGCACCCGTCGAACTTCGAGCCGGGCACGGACTGGCGGTACTCCAACACCAACTACCTGCTGGCCGGGATGATCATCAAGAAGGTCACCGGGCACGACTGGCAGCAGGAGGTGCAGCGGCGGATCATCGCGCCGCTCGGCCTCCACAACACCACGACGCCGTACACGAATCCGTACCTACCCGAGCCGCATGCCGTTGGCTACCAACGGTTCGCCAAGGACGAAGCGGACATCGACGCCACCGTGCTCAACCCGACATGGGCCGGTGCCGCCGGCGCGATCGTCAGCGACACCAGCGATCTCAACACTTTCCTCCGGGCCCTCGTCACCGGGAAGCTGCTCAAACCGGCGCAGCTCAAGGAAATGCAGACGACCGTCCGTGCGTCCGAACTCGATCCGGTGTGGCCGGGCGCACGATACGGTCTCGGCTTGGCGTGGGTGCCGACGTCGTGCGGCGGCTACTGGTCGCACGGCGGCGACATTCACGGCTTCAAGACCCGCGATGCCGTCAGCGCGGACGGCACGCGCAGTGCCGTGATCACCATCAACAGCGACTCGCCGGTGGCCAAGCCGGGCGTGCCGCCGCTCACCCAGGACATGACCGCCAACCTGGTGCGGCACGCCATCTGCGGCACGTCGTGA
- a CDS encoding class I SAM-dependent methyltransferase has translation MSDHMMDFDALYQGQSVAVGDVELDVIPWRLDGPQPLVVELADAGEFTGSVLESGCGLGDNALFLAERGLEITAFDAAPTAVAQARAKAAERGLKVDFAIADATTLDGIDGRFNSALDSAMMHCLTDEQRRDYLAALHAVTNPGAVLHILCFPEQTEALFPMPGHTDAASLRRDLGQHWRIDRMQMRGYATAFTAEQWAAAMPPEAAALLSTDSAVDAQGHVQLPIWQIRAIRA, from the coding sequence GTGAGCGATCACATGATGGACTTCGACGCGCTCTACCAGGGGCAGAGCGTGGCCGTCGGCGACGTGGAGCTGGACGTCATCCCGTGGCGGCTGGACGGTCCGCAGCCGCTGGTGGTCGAGCTGGCCGACGCCGGCGAGTTCACCGGCTCGGTGCTGGAAAGTGGTTGTGGACTCGGTGACAACGCCCTGTTCCTGGCCGAGCGGGGGCTGGAGATCACCGCGTTCGACGCCGCGCCGACGGCGGTCGCGCAGGCCAGGGCCAAGGCCGCCGAGCGCGGCCTGAAGGTCGACTTCGCCATCGCCGACGCCACCACGCTCGACGGCATCGACGGCCGTTTCAACTCGGCACTCGACTCGGCGATGATGCACTGCCTCACCGACGAGCAGCGGCGGGACTACCTCGCCGCGCTGCACGCTGTCACCAATCCCGGTGCGGTGCTGCACATCCTGTGCTTCCCCGAGCAGACCGAGGCTCTGTTCCCGATGCCCGGTCACACCGACGCGGCCAGCCTGCGCCGCGACCTCGGCCAGCACTGGCGGATCGACCGCATGCAGATGCGGGGCTATGCCACGGCTTTCACCGCCGAGCAGTGGGCCGCGGCGATGCCGCCGGAGGCCGCCGCCTTGCTGTCCACGGATTCCGCGGTCGACGCGCAGGGCCACGTGCAGCTCCCGATCTGGCAGATCAGGGCCATCCGCGCCTGA